In a genomic window of Croceibacterium sp. TMG7-5b_MA50:
- the phbB gene encoding acetoacetyl-CoA reductase, which yields MARVAIVTGGTRGIGRAICEALTNDGFTVVANYAGNEEKAKAFTAETGIAAYRWDVGDHQAALDGVAQVEAEVGPIDVLVNNAGITRDGTLLKMSFEDWDAVMRINLGGCFNMAKAVFPGMKTRSWGRIVNIGSINGQAGQYGQVNYAAAKSGIHGFTKALAQEGARFGITVNAIAPGYIDTEMVAAVPEAVLEKIVAKIPVGRLGQASEIARGVAFLASEQGGFVTGSTLSINGGQHMY from the coding sequence ATGGCACGCGTAGCAATCGTCACCGGCGGTACCCGGGGCATCGGCCGCGCCATCTGCGAGGCGCTGACGAATGACGGCTTCACCGTCGTCGCCAACTACGCGGGCAACGAGGAAAAGGCGAAGGCCTTCACCGCGGAAACCGGCATTGCCGCCTACCGCTGGGATGTGGGCGACCACCAGGCCGCGCTGGACGGCGTCGCACAGGTCGAGGCGGAGGTCGGCCCGATCGACGTGCTGGTGAACAATGCCGGCATCACCCGCGACGGCACCTTGCTGAAGATGAGCTTTGAGGATTGGGACGCGGTGATGCGGATCAATCTGGGCGGCTGCTTCAACATGGCCAAGGCGGTGTTCCCCGGCATGAAGACGCGCAGCTGGGGCCGGATCGTGAATATCGGATCGATCAACGGCCAGGCCGGGCAGTACGGCCAGGTGAACTATGCCGCCGCCAAGAGCGGCATCCATGGCTTCACCAAGGCGCTGGCGCAGGAAGGCGCGCGCTTCGGCATCACCGTCAACGCCATCGCGCCCGGCTACATCGATACGGAGATGGTCGCCGCCGTGCCGGAAGCGGTGCTGGAGAAGATCGTCGCCAAGATCCCGGTCGGCCGGCTGGGCCAGGCGAGCGAGATCGCGCGCGGCGTCGCCTTCCTGGCGTCGGAGCAGGGTGGCTTCGTCACCGGATCGACGCTGTCGATCAATGGTGGGCAGCACATGTATTGA
- a CDS encoding DUF3576 domain-containing protein, producing the protein MFFAPRQHPLRSAALLALVALAGTTAACGGRERPEADLAAAQVTSIGVNSYLWRATLDALSFMPLTQTDSAGGVIVTDWYTNPDAANERMKVSVAILDQDLRADALRVAASREVLQNGTWVAAPVQAATVQKLEDIILTKARDLRRAAL; encoded by the coding sequence ATGTTCTTTGCCCCTCGCCAACACCCGCTCCGTTCCGCCGCCCTCCTCGCGCTGGTCGCGCTGGCCGGCACCACGGCCGCCTGCGGCGGGCGCGAACGGCCGGAGGCGGACCTCGCCGCCGCGCAGGTTACCTCCATCGGGGTCAATTCCTACCTCTGGCGCGCCACGCTGGATGCGCTGTCGTTCATGCCGCTGACGCAGACGGACAGTGCCGGCGGCGTGATCGTGACCGACTGGTACACCAACCCCGATGCCGCGAACGAGCGGATGAAGGTGTCCGTTGCCATCCTGGACCAGGATCTGCGGGCCGATGCGCTGCGCGTGGCGGCAAGCCGCGAGGTGCTGCAGAACGGCACCTGGGTGGCGGCGCCGGTCCAGGCCGCGACCGTGCAGAAGCTGGAGGACATCATCCTGACGAAGGCGCGCGACCTGCGCCGCGCGGCGCTCTGA
- the leuS gene encoding leucine--tRNA ligase has product MTDTRFDARFDPGTADTRWQRAWDEGQCFRADSGSDRPKAYVLEMFPYPSGRIHIGHVRNYTMGDVLARARRMQGHEVLHPMGWDAFGMPAENAAMEKGVHPGGWTRDNIATMKAQLQRLGFALDWSREIATCEPDYYGHEQALFLDLYDAGLVYRRESAVNWDPVDMTVLANEQVVDGRGWRSGAVVEKRKLNQWFLKITQFADELLDGLGSLDGWPDKVRLMQENWIGKSQGLQFSFATSDGGSVEVYSTRPDTIFGASFVAVAADHPIAQNVAATSVEAQAFIELCKQGGTTAAELETAEKLGFDTGITARHPFTGAALPVYIANFVLMEYGTGAVMAVPGHDARDFEFATKYGLPILRVVAADPAAADAPLIEAETDDGIIVNSDFLNGVAVAEAKAVVIARAEGEGWGEGKTVWRLRDWGVSRQRYWGTPIPFIHCDACGVVPVPREQLPVVLPEDVDFATPGNPLERHATWKHVDCPSCGGKARRETDTLDTFVNSSWYFLRFASQPAEKAFDPAEVAAWMPVAQYIGGIEHAILHLLYARFWTRALAHVGKLDVAEPFAALFTQGMVTHETYSRDHDGRTIYYAPNEISRSAEGALLTADGGAVEIGRVVKMSKSKKNVVDPDVIVAKYGADAVRWFMLSDSPPERDLPWSEAGIEGCARFVQRLWRLFGQYDAAATGEDHKEDRALARRTHQTIAGITADIDALAFNKAVARLYELAGAADKAAPSATRSEAIRTLLLLVSPMMPHLAEEGWAAMGQQGLVADAAWPEVDPALLVEDEVTVAVQVKGKLRDTLTVPKGLPNPELEALALASEKVQRTLDGAQVRKVIVVPDRLVNIVA; this is encoded by the coding sequence ATGACCGATACCCGGTTCGATGCGCGGTTTGATCCCGGCACCGCCGACACGCGCTGGCAGCGCGCGTGGGACGAAGGGCAGTGCTTCCGCGCGGACAGCGGCAGCGACCGGCCCAAGGCCTATGTGCTGGAGATGTTCCCCTATCCTTCGGGGCGCATCCATATCGGCCACGTGCGCAACTACACGATGGGCGACGTGCTCGCCCGCGCGCGCCGGATGCAGGGGCACGAGGTGCTGCACCCGATGGGGTGGGATGCGTTCGGCATGCCGGCGGAAAACGCCGCCATGGAAAAGGGCGTCCATCCCGGCGGCTGGACCCGCGACAACATCGCCACCATGAAGGCGCAGCTCCAGCGCCTCGGCTTCGCCCTCGACTGGAGCCGGGAGATCGCGACGTGCGAGCCCGATTATTACGGGCACGAGCAGGCGCTGTTCCTGGACCTGTACGATGCCGGTCTGGTCTACCGCCGCGAATCGGCGGTGAACTGGGACCCGGTCGACATGACCGTGCTGGCGAACGAGCAGGTGGTCGATGGCCGCGGCTGGCGTTCGGGCGCGGTGGTGGAGAAGCGCAAGCTCAACCAGTGGTTCCTGAAGATCACCCAGTTCGCGGATGAGCTGCTGGACGGGCTCGGCTCGTTGGATGGCTGGCCGGACAAGGTGCGGCTGATGCAGGAGAACTGGATCGGCAAGTCGCAGGGCCTGCAATTCAGTTTCGCCACCTCTGACGGCGGCAGCGTGGAGGTCTATTCCACCCGGCCCGACACGATCTTCGGCGCCAGCTTCGTGGCGGTCGCCGCCGATCACCCGATCGCGCAAAACGTGGCCGCCACCTCGGTCGAGGCGCAGGCCTTTATCGAGCTGTGCAAGCAGGGCGGCACCACCGCGGCGGAGCTGGAGACGGCGGAGAAGCTGGGCTTCGATACCGGCATCACCGCCCGCCATCCCTTCACCGGCGCGGCGCTGCCGGTCTATATCGCGAACTTCGTGCTGATGGAGTACGGCACCGGCGCGGTGATGGCGGTGCCCGGCCATGATGCCCGTGATTTCGAGTTCGCCACCAAATACGGTCTGCCGATCCTGCGCGTGGTCGCCGCCGATCCCGCCGCCGCCGACGCGCCGCTGATCGAGGCGGAGACCGACGACGGCATCATCGTCAATTCGGACTTCCTGAACGGCGTGGCCGTGGCCGAGGCGAAGGCGGTGGTCATCGCCCGCGCTGAAGGCGAAGGTTGGGGCGAGGGCAAGACCGTGTGGCGCCTGCGCGATTGGGGCGTCAGCCGGCAGCGCTACTGGGGCACGCCGATCCCGTTCATCCACTGCGATGCCTGCGGCGTCGTGCCCGTCCCGCGCGAGCAATTGCCGGTCGTCCTGCCGGAGGATGTCGACTTCGCCACCCCCGGCAACCCGTTGGAACGCCACGCCACCTGGAAGCATGTCGATTGCCCCAGCTGCGGCGGCAAGGCGCGGCGCGAAACCGACACGCTCGACACCTTCGTCAATTCGTCCTGGTATTTCCTGCGCTTCGCCAGCCAGCCCGCCGAAAAGGCGTTCGACCCGGCGGAGGTCGCCGCGTGGATGCCGGTGGCGCAGTATATCGGCGGGATCGAGCATGCGATCCTGCACCTGCTCTATGCCCGGTTCTGGACCCGCGCGCTGGCGCATGTCGGCAAGCTGGACGTGGCGGAGCCGTTCGCGGCCTTGTTCACGCAAGGCATGGTCACGCACGAGACCTACAGCCGCGACCACGATGGCCGCACGATCTACTACGCGCCGAACGAGATCAGCCGCTCCGCCGAAGGCGCGCTGCTGACCGCCGATGGCGGCGCGGTGGAGATCGGCCGCGTGGTCAAGATGTCCAAGTCGAAGAAGAACGTCGTCGACCCGGATGTGATCGTGGCCAAGTACGGCGCCGATGCCGTGCGCTGGTTCATGCTGTCCGATTCGCCGCCCGAACGCGACCTGCCGTGGTCGGAGGCCGGGATCGAGGGCTGCGCCCGCTTCGTGCAGCGGCTGTGGCGGTTGTTCGGGCAGTACGATGCCGCCGCGACGGGTGAGGACCACAAGGAAGATCGGGCGCTCGCCCGCCGTACGCACCAGACCATTGCCGGCATCACCGCCGACATCGACGCGCTGGCCTTCAACAAGGCGGTCGCCCGCCTGTACGAACTGGCCGGCGCGGCGGACAAGGCGGCGCCGTCCGCCACCCGCTCGGAAGCGATCCGCACCCTGCTGCTCCTCGTCTCCCCCATGATGCCGCATCTGGCGGAGGAAGGCTGGGCCGCGATGGGCCAGCAGGGCCTAGTCGCCGACGCCGCCTGGCCCGAGGTCGATCCTGCGCTGCTGGTGGAGGACGAGGTGACGGTGGCGGTGCAGGTTAAGGGCAAGCTGCGCGACACGCTGACCGTGCCCAAGGGCCTGCCCAACCCGGAACTGGAGGCGCTGGCACTGGCGAGCGAGAAGGTGCAGCGCACGCTGGACGGCGCACAGGTGCGCAAGGTCATTGTGGTGCCCGACCGGCTGGTCAATATCGTCGCATGA
- a CDS encoding DNA polymerase III subunit delta, which yields MKATGKDWLQQAQRAGAALRVTFLCGQDEAGAAAAAERLVAMLPAGGGERVELTGGELRSDPVRLGDEARSTSLFGAERHIRIRCTGDEAHDALANLLALVDAGEADGACPVIVVALNATDKSRTAKLLAPRPDSLMVMFYPPDLRSVAAEVGRMAAGAGLKLPAELAERIARGAALDLRLCQSEIDKLALYLDASALAPKLADADALDAVGARTEEDGFAPLVNAVLGGDTQRLPAELARMAELELNPVGVLLAIERRAAQLAQLTARLAGGGQRIGELLESEQRARRVFWRDRADLERQLQRWDAARLHRLVGRLMTLHRTLLANSAAAPLLLAQDLAEITRFASTRR from the coding sequence GTGAAGGCCACCGGCAAGGACTGGTTGCAGCAGGCCCAGCGCGCCGGCGCCGCCCTGCGCGTCACCTTCCTGTGCGGACAGGACGAGGCCGGCGCCGCCGCCGCGGCGGAGCGGCTGGTCGCCATGCTGCCCGCCGGCGGCGGCGAGCGGGTCGAATTGACCGGGGGCGAGCTCAGGTCCGATCCCGTGCGCCTGGGGGACGAGGCGCGCTCCACCTCCCTGTTCGGGGCGGAACGGCACATCCGCATCCGCTGCACCGGGGACGAGGCGCATGATGCGCTCGCCAATCTGCTGGCGCTGGTCGATGCGGGGGAGGCGGACGGCGCCTGCCCGGTGATCGTGGTCGCGCTGAACGCCACTGACAAGAGCCGCACGGCGAAGCTGCTGGCCCCCCGGCCCGATTCGCTCATGGTGATGTTCTACCCGCCGGATCTGCGCAGCGTCGCGGCGGAGGTCGGACGCATGGCGGCCGGCGCCGGACTGAAGCTGCCGGCCGAACTGGCGGAGCGGATCGCGCGCGGCGCGGCGCTGGACCTCCGGCTGTGCCAGTCGGAGATCGACAAGCTGGCGCTCTACCTCGATGCATCCGCGCTCGCGCCCAAGCTGGCCGATGCCGACGCGCTGGATGCGGTCGGTGCGCGGACGGAGGAGGATGGCTTCGCCCCGCTGGTCAACGCCGTGCTGGGCGGCGACACGCAGCGCCTGCCCGCCGAACTGGCGCGCATGGCGGAACTCGAACTGAACCCGGTGGGCGTGTTGCTGGCGATCGAGCGGCGCGCCGCGCAACTGGCGCAGCTCACCGCCCGTCTGGCGGGCGGCGGTCAGCGCATCGGCGAGCTGCTCGAATCGGAACAGCGGGCCCGACGGGTGTTCTGGCGCGACCGGGCCGACCTGGAACGGCAATTGCAGCGATGGGATGCGGCGCGACTGCACCGGCTGGTGGGCCGGCTCATGACCCTGCACCGCACCCTGCTGGCTAACAGCGCGGCGGCGCCGCTGCTGCTGGCGCAGGATCTGGCGGAGATAACGCGGTTCGCCTCCACCAGACGTTAA
- the lptE gene encoding LPS assembly lipoprotein LptE, giving the protein MRLLAALSLPLLLAACGLQPMYGGGGSGAVARGLGAVDVPAIEGRAGWLVRDALRQELGQGADGVGSGAAYRLDVLLDEQLQGLGVLTNETVGRERYILRARYQLIELGTGTILLDATAGSDAGIDVVSSEYATIAAEQTAQENLARELADQIANRLALTLRDR; this is encoded by the coding sequence ATGAGGCTGCTCGCCGCCCTTTCGCTTCCCCTGCTGCTGGCCGCCTGCGGGCTTCAGCCGATGTATGGCGGCGGGGGCAGCGGCGCGGTCGCGCGCGGGCTGGGCGCGGTGGACGTGCCCGCGATCGAAGGGCGGGCCGGCTGGCTGGTGCGCGATGCGCTGCGGCAGGAGCTTGGCCAGGGAGCAGACGGCGTCGGCAGCGGCGCCGCCTATCGCCTCGACGTCCTGCTGGACGAACAATTGCAGGGTCTGGGCGTCCTGACCAACGAGACGGTCGGGCGCGAACGCTACATCCTCAGGGCCCGGTACCAGCTGATCGAGCTTGGCACCGGCACCATCCTGCTCGACGCCACCGCGGGGTCCGATGCGGGCATCGATGTCGTGTCCAGCGAATATGCGACCATCGCGGCGGAACAGACCGCGCAGGAGAACCTGGCGCGCGAACTGGCGGACCAGATCGCCAACCGGCTGGCGCTGACGCTGCGCGACCGGTGA
- a CDS encoding exopolysaccharide biosynthesis polyprenyl glycosylphosphotransferase, producing MNAPALRIEGERLLPRVSAGGLAPSLERKRLQVYATQMALDSILLLSCFAGVATLYFGHLPDAAEMLAGNLLLPIFLTIALHNGTYSLVTLTDWKQAAGRMASAVLIAAVLLTFIAYFVKVSDSFSRMVLLGGVTSSLLVLSATRFVSTRWLRSLWGPSPMNLLVIDAGGPPIRVPHAYRIDAHEHGLEPVLDDPHMLDRFARYLRNMDQVVVNCPPEHRAAWAMVLKGSGVHGEVTSGIVREIGALGVVHREDADVSSILVSTGPLGLRDRVAKRLFDMFVSGLALLALSPVLLTAALLIKLEDGGPVFFRQRRLGQGNRFFRIYKLRSMRVEQSDADGNRSASKDDDRITRIGSFLRKTSLDELPQLINVLQGDMSIVGPRPHALGSQAGNKLFWQVDRRYWQRHCLRPGITGLAQIRGFRGATDKESDLTGRLQADLEYLAGWSIWRDIRIMFATARVVVHDRAF from the coding sequence GTGAACGCACCTGCTCTCCGGATTGAAGGTGAACGCCTGCTGCCGCGTGTGTCGGCAGGGGGACTCGCGCCTTCGCTCGAACGCAAGCGGCTGCAGGTCTACGCCACGCAGATGGCGCTCGACTCGATCCTGCTGCTGTCCTGTTTCGCCGGTGTGGCGACGCTGTATTTCGGCCACCTGCCTGACGCGGCGGAAATGCTGGCCGGCAATCTGCTGCTGCCGATCTTCCTGACCATCGCGCTGCATAACGGCACCTACTCGCTGGTGACGCTGACCGACTGGAAGCAGGCTGCCGGCCGCATGGCCTCCGCCGTGCTGATCGCCGCGGTGCTGCTGACCTTCATCGCCTATTTCGTGAAGGTGTCAGACAGCTTCTCGCGCATGGTACTGCTGGGCGGGGTCACGTCCTCGCTGCTGGTGCTGAGCGCCACGCGCTTCGTTTCGACCCGGTGGCTGCGCTCGTTGTGGGGCCCCAGCCCCATGAACCTGCTGGTGATCGATGCTGGCGGGCCGCCCATCCGCGTGCCGCACGCCTATCGCATCGACGCGCATGAACACGGGCTGGAACCGGTGCTGGACGATCCGCACATGCTGGATCGCTTCGCCCGGTACCTGCGCAACATGGACCAGGTGGTCGTCAACTGCCCGCCCGAACACCGCGCCGCCTGGGCCATGGTGCTGAAGGGGTCGGGCGTCCATGGGGAAGTCACCAGCGGCATCGTGCGGGAGATCGGCGCGCTCGGCGTGGTTCACCGGGAGGACGCCGATGTATCATCCATCCTGGTATCGACCGGGCCGCTGGGCCTGCGCGACCGGGTGGCTAAGCGGCTGTTCGATATGTTCGTGTCCGGGCTCGCGCTGCTGGCGCTCTCGCCCGTGCTGCTGACCGCCGCCCTGCTCATCAAGCTGGAGGATGGCGGTCCGGTGTTCTTCCGCCAGCGTCGCCTGGGTCAGGGCAACCGCTTCTTCCGCATCTACAAGCTGCGATCGATGCGGGTGGAGCAGTCGGATGCCGACGGCAACCGTTCCGCCAGCAAGGATGATGACCGGATCACCCGTATCGGATCGTTCCTGCGCAAGACCAGCCTGGACGAACTGCCGCAGCTCATCAACGTGCTGCAGGGCGACATGAGCATCGTCGGCCCGCGCCCTCACGCATTGGGCTCGCAGGCCGGCAACAAGCTGTTCTGGCAGGTCGACCGCCGGTACTGGCAGCGGCACTGCCTGCGCCCCGGCATCACCGGCCTCGCGCAGATCCGCGGGTTCCGTGGCGCCACGGACAAGGAAAGTGACCTGACCGGCCGCTTGCAGGCGGACCTGGAATATCTGGCGGGCTGGAGCATCTGGCGCGACATCCGCATCATGTTCGCCACCGCCAGGGTGGTGGTGCACGACCGGGCGTTCTGA